A genomic region of Eucalyptus grandis isolate ANBG69807.140 chromosome 5, ASM1654582v1, whole genome shotgun sequence contains the following coding sequences:
- the LOC104445251 gene encoding protein FRIGIDA-ESSENTIAL 1 codes for MPLSSRLTTSGARLRSLSPGLELPERNKRAAIICSFFAKGWCIKGSSCRFLHIKDNVNSTPELVCRHGTGSSCIEEAVHDEGRKDDFEKSKSPGLPKQLASSVANNSALCYGSSLEQIQSQVARENESMHQINKIAISRPLSVEDLLFSAPTDSHQLPPCKHHDGHMSADVDNGRDFQERSWSADDYRMHASKLSSGGSGSMRGYWLPPSSGSIRSFNLGQNKQPTSHASITEDQVTNQGKFFGNSSPITSPALNSSVKYPSTTAILPSQHSSWLSGSSRILSSFSEFSNPLPGQSILDVDYAGLRSSSLLGSSSDLAGSYSGNLSRANISADSRPRFGNRRTFSSYDWEPSEPFRPSFLITPTSISSPGSKCDPFHDRIEQHKTRDESFRLFSSQGASVLNTAEQQVHSDSKRNLAEERGNNSYSVSSDHRFNEHGLGKGSYLHGKDVNGSAVETAENSVVDSQTENEMSKENDQLSDHAKDSSHISGSSMDLGSALGSDVAGHKDKVRQDIEMDVMQKKAADVNQESKALRHFRVALIDYVKELLKPAWQGGRLSKDAHNLIVKKAVDKVLTTLQPQQIPPNPESIKHFLSFSQFKLTRLVEAYVTKHGKD; via the exons ATGCCATTGTCATCAAG GTTGACCACTTCCGGTGCAAGGCTGAGAAGTTTGTCTCCGGGACTGGAGTTGCCGGAACGAAATAAACGAGCGGCAATCATCTGTTCCTTTTTTGCAAAGGGATGGTGCATCAAAGGGAGTTCATGTAGGTTTCTGCACATCAAAGATAATGTCAATAGTACTCCTGAGCTGGTGTGCAGACATGGTACTGGCTCAAGCTGCATAGAGGAAGCTGTGCATGATGAAG GACGAAAAGATGATTTTGAGAAATCGAAATCACCTGGCTTGCCAAAGCAGCTTGCTTCTTCAGTTGCCAATAATTCTGCATTATGTTATGGTTCTTCTTTGGAACAGATTCAGTCGCAGGTGGCtagagaaaatgaaagcatgCACCAAATCAATAAAATAGCTATTTCCAGACCCCTCAGTGTTGAAGATTTATTGTTTAGTGCTCCAACTGATTCCCATCAATTGCCTCCATGCAAGCATCATGATGGACATATGTCTGCAGATGTGGACAATGGTAGAGATTTCCAGGAAAGGAGTTGGAGTGCTGATGATTACAGAATGCATGCTTCAAAGCTTAGTAGTGGTGGTTCTGGTTCAATGAGGGGTTATTGGCTACCTCCCTCAAGCGGTTCAATAAGATCTTTTAACCTAGGCCAAAATAAGCAACCCACTTCTCATGCTTCCATAACAGAAGACCAAGTTACTAACCAGGGCAAATTTTTTGGCAATTCTTCACCTATCACAAGCCCTGCTCTTAATTCAAGTGTCAAATATCCTTCGACTACTGCAATATTGCCTTCTCAACACTCCTCATGGCTGTCAGGTTCTTCAAGGATCTTAAGTTCTTTCTCTGAATTCTCAAATCCTCTCCCTGGTCAGAGTATTCTTGATGTTGACTATGCTGGCCTTCGATCTTCTTCTCTCTTGGGAAGTTCATCCGATCTAGCTGGTTCTTATTCAGGAAATTTATCTAGAGCAAACATATCTGCAGATTCACGGCCGCGGTTTGGAAATAGGAGGACATTTTCTTCTTATGATTGGGAGCCATCCGAACCTTTTCGACCATCTTTCCTCATTACTCCGACAAGTATATCATCTCCAGGGAGTAAATGTGACCCTTTCCATGATAGGATCGAGCAACATAAAACAAGAGATGAGTCTTTCAGGTTGTTTTCTAGTCAGGGAGCATCCGTTCTTAATACAGCAGAGCAGCAGGTCCATAGCGATTCAAAAAGAAACCTAGCTGAAGAACGTGGTAACAACAGTTATTCAGTATCTTCAGATCATAGATTCAATGAGCATGGGTTAGGCAAGGGCAGCTACTTGCATGGAAAAGATGTAAATGGATCTGCGGTTGAGACGGCAGAGAATTCAGTTGTTGACAGCCAAACTGAAAATGAGATGTCCAAAGAGAATGACCAGCTGTCAGATCATGCCAAGGATAGTTCCCACATTAGTGGAAGTAGTATGGATCTTGGTTCTGCACTCGGAAGTGACGTAGCAGGCCACAAAGACAAAGTTAGACAAGATATTGAGATGGATGTCATGCAGAAGAAGGCTGCAGATGTGAACCAGGAGTCGAAGGCATTGAGACATTTTCGAGTTGCCCTTATAGATTATGTAAAGGAACTATTGAAACCAGCTTGGCAAGGGGGTCGTCTCAGCAAGGACGCACATAATTTGATTGTTAAAAAAGCAGTCGACAAGGTTCTTACCACCTTACAGCCACAGCAAATTCCGCCTAACCCGGAGTCAATAAAGCATTTTCTTTCGTTTTCACAGTTTAAACTCACAAGGCTGGTTGAG GCATATGTTACCAAGCATGGGAAAGATTGA